The sequence below is a genomic window from Hydrogenispora ethanolica.
TGACAGGAGATTGTAAGGATCCCGCCCTGGCTGGCGAGGGCCAGCGTTTGATCGAATGGGCCGACCGGAGCATGCCGGTGCTGGCCTCGATCCGCGGGCAATGGGAACGGACGCGGCCATTGGCGGGCTTGCGGATCGGCGCTTGCCTGCACGTCACCACGGAGACGGCCAATCTGATGCGGACGTTGAAAGCGGGCGGCGCCGCGGTGGCATTATGCGCCTCCAATCCGCTTTCGACCCAGGATCCGGTAGCCGCGGCGTTAAATGCCGTTTATGATTTGCCCACTTTCGCAGTGCGGGGCGAGGACAACGACCTTTATTACCGCCATATCCATCAAGTCTTGGACATCAGGCCGCAAGTCACGATGGATGACGGCGCCGATCTGGTCAACACCTTGCATACCCGGCGCTCGGAGCTGTTGGCGGAGATCATCGGCGGAACCGAGGAGACCACCACCGGGGTAATCCGTTTGAAAGCGATGGAGAAAGAAGCCGTCCTGCGCTATCCGATTATCGCGGTGAACGACGCCCTGACCAAGCACATGTTCGATAACCGTTACGGCACCGGCCAATCGACGCTAGACGGGATCCTGCGGGCCACCAATTATCTGATTGCCGGTTCGACGCTGGTGGTGGCCGGATACGGCTGGTGCGGCCGGGGTTTGGCGATGCGGGCGCGCGGCATGGGCGCCAACGTGATTGTGACCGAGATTGATCCGCTGAAGGCATTGGAAGCGGTCATGGACGGTTTCCGGGTATTGCCCATGGAAGAAGCGGCCGCCAGCGGCGATATCTTCGTCACGGTGACCGGAAACGTCAATGTGATCGACGCCCCCCATTTGCAACGGATGAAAGATGGCGCGATTATCAGCAACTCGGGCCATTTCAATGTGGAGATTAACATTCCGGCGCTGGAACAATTGGCGGTCGCCAGTCATGAAGCCCGGGCCAACGTGGTTGAGTATACGCTGGCCGATGGGCGACGGATCCGGCTGCTGGCCGAGGGACGGCTGGTTAATCTGGCGGCGGCCGAAGGCCATCCGGCGGCGGTCATGGATATGAGTTTCGCCAATCAGGCGCTCTCCGCCGATTATCTCTTCAAAAATGCCGGGCAATTGGAGCCGAGGGTATATGCGGTCCCCGAACCGATTGATCAGGAGATTGCCCGGTTGAAGCTGGCCAGCATGCAAGTACGGATCGACCAGTTGACCGCCGAACAGCAGGCGTATCTGTCCAGTTATGCCATAGGGACGTGAAAACAGTCAGCCTTTATCGATGACCGCCAAAACGCGCCAAACCGCCGGAAAGCTCCCGGCGGTTTGGCGCATTTTTATGACTTTTGATGGCCTTTTTATTTACAGTCCGATAAAAATTGAAGGTTCCAAAAGGATTCCGCAGTTCAACGGCAAAGTATATCCATATCTCTTCATGAAAGGTTAATCAAAAGACAACCATGACTTATTATCAGCGTAACTTATTGATCCTATCCTTTACGATTTTTCTGGCGGCTTTCAGTTGGGAGCAGATCGCGCCGTACCTGCCTCTTTTCCTCAAGGAACTGGGCATTACCAAGGATCTCCCGTTCTGGTCGGGACTGCTTTTTACCTTGCAGTTTTTGGCGTCTTCGCTCATGGGGCCGATCTGGGGCAAGATGGCCGATAAATACGGCCGCAAGCCGATGGTGATGCGGGCCGGAATCTGTTTGAGCGCGGTCTATTTCGGCATGAGTTTCTGCCAGAATTACGGCCAATTGCTCTTCTTGCGGATCATGAACGGGATGCTGACCGGCTTTATCCCCGGTTCCATCGCCTTGATTGCCACCAATACTCCGAAACAGGAATCCGGCCGGTTCGTATCCATCGCCTATACCGCCCAATCGGCCGGGGTCATTTTGGGACCGGCCCTGGGAGGGGTGCTGGCCGCGGTCGCCGGCTACCGGAGCTCGATGCTCCTCTCCGCTGGCCTGGTATTGTTCGCTTTCATTCTGGTCACCGTGATGGTGGAAGAACGGGAGAAACCGCAGGCTGTGGCCAAGACCTCGATCATGGAGGATATTCGGTACTCTTTCAAAATGCCGGTGATGGTGACGGTGATGAGCGTCGAATTCGTCAACGCGCTGGTGATGTCGGCGCTCCTGCCGATTCTGGCCTTATATCTGCACAGTATCGCGCCGGACGCCAATAAGATGATTAGCGGCTTTATTTATTCCATGCCGGGGTTGGCGCTGTTTTTGACGGCCTATTCCTGGAGCCGGGTCGGCGAGAAGATCAGCTATACCCGGACCATTATCATCGGCCTCACCGGAGTGGGCCTGGTTGGGGTGCTGCTGGGCCTGGTCGGGAATATCTGGCTCTTCGCGGTGCTATACTTCATTTACGGCACTTTTGTGGCGGCGGTTTCACCGTCGTCGGCGGCCCTGATCGCGACCCGAGTCGACGCCGATTTCCGCGGCCGGGCGTATGCCATGCAGCAAACCGCCCGGACCATCGGCTTATTCGTGGCGCCGGTGGTCTCCGGCCTGATCGGGAACTTCATCGGTCTGAACTGGATCTTCATCGTCTTCGGCGCGGCAGTATTGCTGTTGACCCTGGGTGTGCGGACGCAGATCCGGAGCTGGGACCGACCGGAACGCGGCAGCATCGGAGCCTGATTTGGTATCGTAAAAAGAAAAAGAACCCCGGTATCCATAGCAAAACCGGACTGGGAATCCTAGCATTTTGGGATCCAAACCGATTATGAATCAAGGAAATATGTTGCAATGATTTTGAATGTACAAAAACTTATTGCAACATATATAGCTCCGCTCACTCACAAAGGGATTGAAGAATAAGCCATGGCGTCTATATAAGTTGAATTAAAGAAATTTATTTCATCTTAATAGTAGCGTCGCTTTGCGGATACGTGGCCGGGTTGAGCTGAAAGAGAACGTTCTAGGAACCACGGATCGCTTTGGGTGACTGAAAGAGCTCATTCAGTCGTCGGGTAAGCTCGTTTTGTGGATAAGAGAGCTTGCTCAGTCGTTCAGCGAGCTCTTTTTGTGGATGAGTGAGCTTGTTTTGTGAATCAGCAAGCTGGTTTTGTGAATAAGAGAGCTCGCTCAGTCGTCGGGCAAGCTCGTTTTGTGGATAAGTAAGCTTGTTTTGTGAATGGGAGAGCTCGCTCAGTCGTTCAGCAAGCTCTTTATGTGGATAAGCGAGCTGTTTTTGTGGATAAACGAATCCGTTTAACGTGGTTAATGGTTTTGGCTGTGGATAAGTCCGGAAAGTGCGGCTCAAACCGGGTAAAGTCAGAGGGTGAGCGGAGCGAAGTTGATGCTCAGTTTGAATAATTCAGATGGCAAAATGAATTTGCAACCTGAACAATTGAAAATGCAACCTTGTAAATAGGAATTCCATGGTGGAAATTGAATTTCGGCCATAGAATTATCAAATCAGGAAATTGATAGCTGATTCTGTGACAATCTGACAAGGACACCTCGGGTAGGTGTTTTATTTTTAGGATGAGAGAAAACGCACTTGTTTCCGCGGTATGGCGAAAACCGGCTGTGACAATTGCATCTGATCCATGGAGAGCAAAAACGTACTATGGAAAATTTGCGGAGTTTTGAATAAAATTTTTCTTTGTTAGAACGTACGTTCGTGGTAAAATGTTGGTAAATGCGTTGCGCCGGAATGTTATCAATCGGAAACGGGGGATGTTTTTTGGACTATCGGAGACTGGGCAAGACTGACCTCCGGGTCAGCGTGATCGGGCTGGGAACCGAATTTATCTGGCACGAACCGCGGGAGGTCGTGACGGAGGTGGTCCACGAGGCGTTGGATCACGGGATCAATTATTTTGATCTGTGGATGCCCTCTCCGGAGATTCGCGACTACTTTGGCCAGGCGGTTCAGGGCCGAAGGAAGCAGGCGCTGATCGCCGGGCATCTCGGCTCCACGCTCAAGGACGGACAATATTTCCGGACCCGGGATCTCCGCCGTTCAGAGGAGCATATTCACGACCTGCTAACCCGGTTGCAGACCGATTATCTGGATGTGCTGATGTTGCATTATATCGATGATGACGCCGATTATCGGACGGTCTTTGAGTCCGGCGCTTTTTACGAATTGGCGCTGCGCTTGAAGCGGGAAGGAAAGGCCCGTTATATCGGGATGAGCAGCCACCGGGTTCCGGCCGCCCGCCAGGCGGTTGCCAGTGGCTTGATTGACGTGCTGATGTTTCCGATGAATCCCGCATTTGACGCACTCTCGGCCGACCTGCAACTGGAGGCTTATTGGGACGTAAAAAGCTATCCGGGTCAGTCGGAGCGCTTCGCGCTCCAGCCCGAGCGGAAAGCCCTTTATCAGCTCTGTGAACAGCAGGAGGTGGCCTTGGTTGCGATGAAACCTTTTGCCGGCGGCTGGCTCCTGAATGGCAAGATGAAGCGGTTTCACCTGACCCCGCTGCAGTGCTTGAATTACTCCCTTTCACAACCCGGAGTCTGTACCGTGGTGCCCGGCTGTAAAGATGTAACGGAGTTACGCCAGGCACTGGAATTCCTGGATGCCGACGCCGCGGCGAAAGACTTCAGCACGCTCCGGCAGTCGTATAGCGATGATTTTCAGGGCGTTTGCATGTATTGCAATCATTGTCTGCCCTGTCCGGTAAAGATTGATATCGCCGCGACGACCCGCCTTGCCGATAGCGCGCAGCAGGGCGTAACCGACGCGATTCGTGCCGATTATCAGGCGCTCGCGGTGAAAGCCTCCGCCTGTCGCCAATGTGGTTCCTGTATGAAACGGTGTCCGTTCGGGGTCGGAGTGATCGCCAACATGCAGCGGGCGGTGGCGCTGTTTGGAAGCTAAACCAGCACCTCATTCAACCCGGACGCTGATGTCCGGAGACGCTTGGGCGGCGTCTCCGGATCCGGACAGTTCGCTGCCATGCTATAGCGATCTTTTTAGGATGACGTTAGCGGATTTAGAGAAAAATCAGGGAGGGTTCCTGATGAGAATCATCGCCGGTCAATTCGCCGCTGAATTGGAGCGTCGTCTGCCGGAGACTTATGAATTTGCTCCGGAGTTCCAATCTTACCGTGCATCCGGCCGTCTATCAAGTGGTATTGAGCGGTTCCCGGGGACCGAAGGGCGGGTGCCGTCCTGATTCGGATATCGATTTATCGCTGTTTGTAACATTAAATTCAGGGATGGAGGGGATTCATCAGGCTGAGATCTTACGGGAGGTGCTGGAGACAACCTTGAATTCCTGGAAGGCTCCAGTCGAGCTGGATATCGTGGCCGTATTCGATAAACAAGATTGCGGCTTGCGTTGTTTTCAAGCGTTTGATCACAGTGACGGGCTTTGTCCCAAAATGGCCGATGATTGCCTGGGCTTGTATAAGCTTCAGAAAGGCTTTGCCGGTTACGTGCCACCCATCGGGGTGCAGATTCGCAAGATTTTTCCCTGGATAATCGTTTGGGAGAGGGAAACTCCGCCTAATCATTGAAAATATATTCTTTCGGTCGTATGATAAATGGGAAGAAGTTTTGTTATGGTGATCCTGGCGGGGCAAAATTTGATACTTGGGGGACTTATCCAATGAAAATCAGAAGAATCCAAGAGGCCGATCTATGGACGGTAGCCTACATCATTCGCAGAAACCTCGATGAAGTCATGGCCGAACAACATTCTCCGGCGGTCATTGAGAAATATAAAAACCAGAACACTCAGGAAAAGTTGTTGAAACAGATGGATTGGAAAGAGATTTACGTGGTGGAAGACCATTCGGGCATTATCGCCACCGGCGCCATTGCCAGTTTCGGCGGCCAGAATAAACCCAGATATTCCATTTCCAATTTCTTCGTCAAACCGGAGTTACAACATAAAGGCGTCGGAAAACTGCTGATGGAGCATCTCTTGAATGAGGCCAGAAAGAAAAACGCCTTGACGCTCCATGTTCCGAGCAGCAATAATGCGGTGGCGTTTTATGAAAAAATGGGTTTTGTGACGGATAAGATTCAGGATGACAGGGAAGATGAAATCACCTGGTTGACAATGGCAATGAAGTGAGTAAATGGCATGTTTTTTCAGAACTGTTTTTCCGGGCCATTTGATCCTACTTAGTTCATTATTCTCTACAAAAGTGCAGTTTTATCCGATTGAGTTTGACGCTTCTCTATTTTAAGATGAATGTAACACCTTATTAACAAATTTGTGGCGGGCGGCATGGTTTGTTGTCGTGAATCCCGGCCGTTTTCCGCTGAGGAGTTACGAGGGTGGCTTTTTGAAAGAAAATGGAGGTGCGAATGTTGAAGAGATTACACATTGTGCTCAGTTTGGCGCTGGTCTTGGTTTTAGCCATGTCCTTCACCAGCTTGGCAGCTGAGAAGATCACTGCCTACGTCTCCTGCGACGAAGAACTGGCCCGGCAACTTCTGACCGCTTTCACCAAGGCGACCGGTATTCAAGTGGATTGGGTCCGGTTGTCCACCGGCGAGGCTCAAGCCCGAATCGCTGCGGAAAAGAACAATCCCCAAGCCAGCATCTGGGTCGGCGGAGTGGGCCTGGACCATATCGCCGCCAAAAAAGACGGTTTGACCACTCCCTATTTTTCCCCCAAAGCTTCCCGCATACCCAAACAGTTCAAAGATAAAGAAGGTTTTTGGTGCGGGATGTATGCCGGGCCGCTCTGTTTCGTTTACAACACCGAAAAATTGGCCGAGAAAAAGCTGCCGGTTCCCAAGTCCTGGGCGGACCTGTTGAAACCGGTCTATAAAGGCCAGATTCAGATGGCGAATCCGCAAACCTCCGGAACCGCCTATAACGTCATCACGACGATGATCACCGTTTACAAAGGCGACGAGGCCAAAGCGTTTGATTATATGAAACAGCTGAATAAGAACGTTTCTCAGTATACTCGCTCCGGAGCCGCTCCCGGTAAAAACGCGGCGCTCGGCGAGACTCCGATCGCATTAGGGTACGCCCACGATCAAGTCAAGCTGATTTCCCAAGGATACCCGTTGAAGATCGTTTTCCCGAAAGAAGGCACCGGTTTTGAAGTGGCCTCGATGTCCATGATCAAGGGCGGTCCGCAAGCGGACACCGCCAAAAAGCTTTACGACTGGATGCTCGACCGGGATGCCGCCAAGATTATGGCCAACTTCTTCCTCTCGGTCTTCGCGAAGGTGCCCTTGAAAGAAGGCGCCATTCCCCTCAACAAGGTCAAAGTGGTCAACCAGGATGACGAATGGGCGGGGAAAAACAAAGACCGGCTGGTAGAAAAGTGGCTTAACGAAGTATATCAAAAGTAAAACCGCAAAATTGTTTGGGAAAGTGGGGCTGCCCGCCCCACTTTCTTTGTAAGGAGGCGTCAGGCTTTGGACCTCAAATATTCTACAATGGCTGCTGGCCCGGTTGTGAACAAAAAGCGCATCAGCGACCCGCTGATCACGGTAGCGATCATCCTGATCTGGCTTTCGCTCTTGATATTCATCGTCTATCCGCTGGCCCGTTCGCTCTGGATCAGTCTCGTGGTAGACGGAAAGCTGTCACTGGCCCATTATGGATATGTCTTTACGCACCAATGGTTGCTTACACCCTTGTATAACTCGTTGGGCCTCGGAGTGCTGGTGGCCACGCTCTCGACTATCATCGGTTTCGGGTATGCTTACGGGTTGAACCGGACTAACATGCCCGCCAAGGGAATCTTCCGGCAATTGGCTCTGCTGCCGGTGATCTCACCGCCATTCATGTTCGCGCTCTCGGTGATTCTGCTGCTGGGCAAGAACGGCTTGATTACGAAATTATTAGGGTTGACCCATTTCGATATTTACGGTCTGCCCGGGCTGGTCCTGGTGCAAAGCCTGACCATGTTTCCCATCGCTTACTTGGTTTTGGACGGTGTATTGAAGGCGATTAACCCCGACATGGAAGATTCAGCTTTTAACCTCGGCGCTACCCGGTTTCAGGTCTTCTCGACCGTGACATTACCGTTGGCATTGCCGGGAATCGCTTCTGCCTGGTTGCTGGTCTTCGTCACTTCATTGGCGGATTTCGGAAACCCGATGGTGTTGGGCGGGGGCTTTGATGTTTTATCGGTACAGGCATATCTTCAGGTGACCGGCATGTTTAATGTGGCCAGAGGCGCCACGTTGGCAGTAATTCTGCTGGTTCCGGCGATGATCGCTTTTTATCTGCAGCGCTACTGGATTGCCAAGCGTTCGTACGTCACGGTCACCGGCAAGCCGACCTCGGCCGGAGTGGCGGGCGTGACACCGGTCACCAAATGGCTGTTAACGGCTTTTGCTTCCCTATTGTCGCTGACGATCCTCGGGTTTTACGCTGTCATTATTTACGGTTGCTTTGTAAAGCTCTGGGGCTACAATTGGAGCTTCACGCTGGAGAATTTCACCTATGCCTGGGATATTGGCAAAGATAGCATGATGGCTACGGTGACCATGGCGGGAATCGCCACGGCCATCTCCGGAATTTTGGCCATGGTCGTCGCCTTTTTGATGGTGCGGAAAGACTTCTTCGGAAAAAAGGCGATGGGTTTTGTCACCTTGATGGGTTATGCCGTTCCGGGTACGTTAGTCGGTATCGGCTATATCCAGGCTTTTAATTCCCCGCCGTTGATGCTGACCGGAACCATGTGGATTATCGTCTTTTGCTTTATCTTCCGTGAGATTCCAGTCGGTATTGAATCCGGGGTGGCTACGCTGAACCAGATCGACCCGGCCATCGAGGAGGCGTCGTCGAATCTGGGGGCTGATTCCCGCTATACATTTACCCATGTTACCCTGCCGCTCATCAAGTCGGCTTTCTTTGCCAGCCTTGCCTACAGCTTTGTGCGGAGCATGACTGCTGTTTCGGCGGTGATTTTCCTGGTCACGGCGCGCTGGTATCACTTGACTGCGTTGGTGTTGTCCCAGACTGAGATTATGAGGCTTGGCGCCGCCAGCGTCTTGTCACTCTTTACCATTATCATTGTCATGTTAGCATTTGTCATTATCCGCTGGTGCCTCGGTTCATCCGCAAATTCGGCGCCGCGTATTGGAGGTTGAAGCTCATGGGCGTAACTGTTACACTCGACCATATTATGAAACAATTTAAAACCCCCGGTGGGGGAACCATGACTGCGGTGGATGATCTAAGCTTGAACATCGCCTCCGGGAGTTTTGTGACTTTACTCGGACCTTCCGGCTGTGGAAAAACAACTACGCTGCGGATGATCGCCGGATTTGAGGTTCCCAACTCGGGCCGGATCTTCATCGACGGAGCCGATGTCACCGTGGTGCCGCCCAACCGCCGGAACCTGGCGATGGTCTTTCAGAGTTATGCTTTGTTTCCCCATCTGACGGTGGCAGGGAACATCGCTTACGGCTTGAAGCTCCGCAAAATCCCACCTGCCCAGATCCAGGAGCGGGTGGCGGCAGTGCTGAAAACGGTGGGACTGGATGGCTTGGGCGAACGGTATACCAATCAGCTTTCAGGCGGTCAGCAGCAACGGGTGGCGTTGGCCCGGGCGATTGTATTAGAGCCCAAAGTCCTGCTCTTTGATGAGCCGCTGTCCAATCTGGACGCCAAGCTACGGGAAGAGATGCGCAGCCGCATCCGGGAACTCCAGCAGAGTCTGGGAACTACCGCGGTTTACGTTACTCACGATCAGGTGGAAGCAATGACGATGTCAGACGTGATTGTGGTGATTAATCACGGGAAAATCGAGCAGATCGGCACGCCGGCGGAGATTTATGAACAACCGGCCTCGCGGTTTGTGGCCGATTTTATTGGCCGGGTAAACCTGCTTCCGACCGAAACCATCGCCACCGGAACGGATGGCTGCCAGGTCAACCTGTTCGGAAATCCGGTGAAATTGCACAGTTTTTCACAACCCGCCGCAGCCATGTTGATCGCGGTCCGGCCGGAAGCGGTCGAATTGCAGCCGGACGATGGCTGGAACGGGCCGCTGTTACCCGGGCGGTTGGTGAAAACAGTCTATGTGGGCCAGCATTTGGAATACACGGTTCAACTGGACGCCGGCCCCGAGATGACGGCAATTTCTTTCAACCGTTACCCGGGACTCAGTGCCGGAGATCCGGTCCGGATCGGGTTAAAACCGGATGCGATTCATGGGGTTCCCGCATAAGCCGACTGTCGATGAGGTAAAAAAATGGTCTGGAGCGAGAGGCTCCAGACTATATAGGATGAAATAAATTTCTTTAATAAGATTTGCATTCCTAAGGCCGAATGCAAATGGAATCAAAACGGAATTTATTTCATCCTATTACTGCAGTAATAAGTTGAATTAAATTCCTTAATTTATCCATCATGGCCGGCTTTAGGGACATGATGCATATTAGAAATTTAATTCAACTTATATATTTTAAAATACCCTAAAAACTCCGGTGGTGCGGGGACAATACTCACGCGAGCGCAAGGACAACTGGTTAGAGGAGGGGCGAATCATGTGGCGGCGTTTAAACGCTTATGACCGGGCACTGCTCGAAATGAAAGAACGGATCCGGGATCTCGCAGGAATGGTTGAGCAGCAACTGCAAAAGGCGATGCAGTCCTTTGTCGAGCAGGATGTGGCATTGGCTGAAGCGGTCATTCAGGGCGACGATCCGATTGATCGATTAGAGGCATCGTTGGAAATGGAAGCATTAGAGCTGATTTCAATCCAGCAACCTGTCGATCAAGATCTGCGTTTGCTGGCCGCAGTAATGCGGATTGGCAAGGAATTAGAGCGAATCAGCGACTATGCTTGCGATATTGCTGAAACTACGTTGAACCTGAGGAAAAAGGGAGAGTGGTTTAAGCCACTGATTGATCTGCCTCGCATGGCAGATCTGGTTCAAGGAATGTTCACCAAAAGCTGTGAGGCTTTTTACCGGAACGATGCCGCCACGGCCCGGCAATTGGACGATGACGACCAGGCCGTGGATGAGTTATACCTGATGCTTTACCAGGAATTGACGGAATTGATGCGGGCCGATTCCGCCAATGTGGACCAGGGATTCGCCATTTTATTAATTGTCCGGTATCTGGAACGGATTGGCGATCACTTGGTGAATGTCGCTGAAATGACGGTGTTTGTGGCGACCGGCGAACGCCATCCCTTTAAAACACGAAAGGAAGGACTTGAGCAATGAAAGCGCTGGCCGCCTTGATCGGCTTAGCCGGGGGATTGGGATTATTCCTCTTTGGGATGCAGTTATGTTCGGAGGGCCTCCAAAAGGTGGCGGCGCGCCGCCTCAAGCAGATGATTAAGTCCTTGACGGGCAATCCGGTTATCGGGCTGCTCATCGGAGCGCTGGTGACCCTCGCTTTGCAAGGCAGCAGCGCCACCACTGCCCTGGTAGTCGGATTTATCAGCGCCAAGATGATGACCTTGTCACAAGCGCTGGGAGTCTTACTGGGTTCAGCCATCGGGACTTCATTAACGGTTCAACTGATTGTATTCCGAACGGTTGAACTGGCTCTCTTGTTAATGTTTTTCGGCGCTTGGCTGTATCTCTTCTCCCGGAAAAAAAGATGGCGCAATGTAGGTCAGACGGTTCTGGGCTGCGGCCTGCTGTTCTATGGAATGTCGATTATGTCGGGGTCCATGGCGCCGTTCAAGGATTTCCCCATTGTTTCACAGACTTTGATCAGTCTTGAAAAATATCCGGTCTTGGAATTCTTGGTGGGCTTGTTTTTCTCGGCGATTATCCAATCCAGTCCGGCTTTTATCGCGTTGCTGATGAGTCTGGCGTCGCATCATTTAATTGGCGAGACATCCATCATTCCTTATATCCTGGGCGCGCACTTAGGCGGGACGGTAACGGGCGTCATCTCCAGCTTCGGCGTACCGAGCCATGATGCGAAACGGGCAGCCATGACGAACTTCGGGATCAAGTTCATCAACGGACTCATCTTTTTGCCATTGTTTCACCCGCTAACCCAACTGATGCTCTGGAGTTCCACGGATATTAGCCGCCAGATTGCCAATGCCCATACTTTTTTCTCGGTGGTAATGGCCATCGGCTTTTTACCCTTCACCAATCAATTGTCGCGGTTGGCGGAACGCTTCTTCCCCGAGAAACAAGCCGACTTAGGAGAAGCAAAATTCTTGCAGGAAGATTTATTAGAAGTGCCGGAGCTGGCGGTGGACCAAGCCCATCAACAAACTTTGGAGATGGGGCGGATCGTGCGCGACCGGATGCTAACCAAAGTCCTCGCCGCGCTGCAGTATGGGAATGAAGCAGTCATCGATGAGGTGGCCGAAACGGAAGGGGCCATCGATGCGCTTTACAAGAAAATCAGTGAATATCTGGCGGGCATGGCGGGAAAAAGTTTGCCCGACGATCTGATGCAGCGGACAATCCAAGTCTTATATGCGGCCAACGACTTTGAACATGTCGGCGATATTCTGATGAACATCGGTCAAATTGCCCGGAAAGTGGGGCTGGAATCGATGCAGTTTTCGGAAGAGGGTCTGGGAGAGCTGGCCGCTCTGTATAACCGGGTATATGCCAACTTCCACCTGGCGTTGTACGCTTTTGAGACCGGGGATTCCGCGACTGCCACTGAAGTGATGAAGGAACATCCGCGGATTTTACGCCAGGAAAAAGAGTACCGGTACAGTCATTTTGAAAGAATCCAGGAAGGCAATCCGAAAACCATTGCCACCAGTTCGGCGCATCTCGACTTGATCGAAGCTTTGTTAAGAATTGATGGACATGCGGTCAATATTGCCCAAGGCGTGTTGGGGATCGTCTAAATGCGTCCGATGGCTACTAAAGAGAGGGGATTTGCGAATGTTTGAAGCGGTTTTATTTGACTTGGACGGTGTGATCATTGATTCCAACAAAGGCATTACCGATTATTGGCAGGCGCTGGCCTCCAGCTACCAAATTTCGTTGACTCCGAGTGATTTTGAGCGGTATATCTACGGTTGTCCGGCCAGGGAAACCCTGGATTTACTGTTCACCAGGT
It includes:
- the phoU gene encoding phosphate signaling complex protein PhoU, which gives rise to MWRRLNAYDRALLEMKERIRDLAGMVEQQLQKAMQSFVEQDVALAEAVIQGDDPIDRLEASLEMEALELISIQQPVDQDLRLLAAVMRIGKELERISDYACDIAETTLNLRKKGEWFKPLIDLPRMADLVQGMFTKSCEAFYRNDAATARQLDDDDQAVDELYLMLYQELTELMRADSANVDQGFAILLIVRYLERIGDHLVNVAEMTVFVATGERHPFKTRKEGLEQ
- a CDS encoding Na/Pi cotransporter family protein, with amino-acid sequence MKALAALIGLAGGLGLFLFGMQLCSEGLQKVAARRLKQMIKSLTGNPVIGLLIGALVTLALQGSSATTALVVGFISAKMMTLSQALGVLLGSAIGTSLTVQLIVFRTVELALLLMFFGAWLYLFSRKKRWRNVGQTVLGCGLLFYGMSIMSGSMAPFKDFPIVSQTLISLEKYPVLEFLVGLFFSAIIQSSPAFIALLMSLASHHLIGETSIIPYILGAHLGGTVTGVISSFGVPSHDAKRAAMTNFGIKFINGLIFLPLFHPLTQLMLWSSTDISRQIANAHTFFSVVMAIGFLPFTNQLSRLAERFFPEKQADLGEAKFLQEDLLEVPELAVDQAHQQTLEMGRIVRDRMLTKVLAALQYGNEAVIDEVAETEGAIDALYKKISEYLAGMAGKSLPDDLMQRTIQVLYAANDFEHVGDILMNIGQIARKVGLESMQFSEEGLGELAALYNRVYANFHLALYAFETGDSATATEVMKEHPRILRQEKEYRYSHFERIQEGNPKTIATSSAHLDLIEALLRIDGHAVNIAQGVLGIV